In one Watersipora subatra chromosome 6, tzWatSuba1.1, whole genome shotgun sequence genomic region, the following are encoded:
- the LOC137398318 gene encoding uncharacterized protein: MDDLKLYEKNKNEIETLIHTVRIFSDDIGIEFGLDKCATITMIRGKLTGRGNIMLPNETEIHELEDNESYKYLRVMEADDIKQSEMKAKIRKEYIHSLMKELKSKLTAGNLITAINTWAVSLYRYGAGIIQWTKAELQQLDRRTWKLMTMHKGLYSRSDVDRVYVERDQKGRGLMSVEETVNYESHSLKKYTEGSPVEFIKTAGKIINTNSEDERQEYRNHQKTERKQNWNDKPMDGQHLRQTEDQAAKETWQWMKRGCLKRETESLIIAAQDQALRTNYRKAKIEKSTNDPKCRLCKQKDETVSHIVSKCSKIAQTEYKERLAFHREKVKLLWDFNVQTNKVIGARRPELILINKETKQCQVIDIAIPGDTRADSTV; this comes from the exons atggaCGACCTGAAACTGTATGAGAAGAACAAGAATGAGATTGAGACACTGATACACACAGTGAGAATCTTCAGTGATGACATTGGTATAGAGTTTGGATTAGATAAGTGCGCTACCATCACCATGATAAGAGGGAAATTAACTGGCAGAGGAAATATCATGCTACCAAATGAAACAGAAATTCATGAACTAGAagataatgaaagctacaaatatTTAAGAGTTATGGAGgcagatgacataaaacaatCTGAAATGAAAGCTAAGATCAGGAAGGAATACATTCACAGCCTTATGAAAGAGCTGAAATCAAAGCTGACTGCTGGAAATCTCATTACCGCTATCAATACATGGGCTGTGTCCTTGTACAGATACGGAGCAGGGATTATTCAGTGGACGAAGGCAGAGTTACAGCAACTGGACAGAAGGACGTGGAAACTGATGACAATGCATAAAGGTCTTTATTCAAGATCTGATGTAGATAGAGTATATGTTGAAAGAGACCAAAAAGGAAGAGGCCTAATGAGTGTTGAGGAAACTGTGAATTACGAAAGTCACAGTctgaaaaagtacacagaaggCAGCCCAGTCGAATTTATAAAAACAGCAGGTAAGATCATAAATACCAACAGTGAAGATGAACGACAAGAGTATAGaaatcatcagaaaactgaacgaAAGCAAAACTGGAATGATAAACCAATGGACGGACAACATCTAAGACAGACAGAAGATCAAGCTGCAAAGGAGACATGGCAATGGATGAAGAGGGGATGTCTCAAACGAGagactgaaagcctgatcattgctgcccaggatcaagcattaagaaccaactataggaaggccaagatagaaaagtcaacaaacgatccgaaatgcagattgtgcaagcaaaaagatgaaacagtgtcccacatagtcagcaaATGCAGTAAGATTgcacagacagaatataaagAGCGGCTTGCCTTTCACAGAGAGAAAGTcaagctgctatgggacttcaatgtgcaGACAAACAAGGTTATTGGAGCTAGAAGACCAGAActtatactaataaataaagaaaccaaacagtgccaggtcatagacatagcaatacctggagacacaaga GCTGATTCAACTGTGTGA